Proteins from a genomic interval of Nocardia sp. BMG51109:
- the recA gene encoding intein-containing recombinase RecA, with protein MAPQAYDRDKALELALAQVEKSFGKGAVMRLGEEARQPIAVIPTGSIALDVALGLGGLPRGRIVEIYGPESSGKTTVALHAVANAQAAGGVAAFIDAEHALDPEYAKKLGVDTDALLVSQPDTGEQALEIADMLIRSGALDVIVVDSVAALVPRAEIEGEMGDSHVGLQARLMSQALRKMTSGLNNSGTTAIFINQLREKIGVMFGCFNYSTRVRLADGTAEKIGKIVNQKMDVEVMSYDPETNRIVPRRIVNWFDNGPAEQFLQFTVEKSGGNGRAQFAATPNHLIRTPGGWREAGEIIAGDRVLSMEKFRLSDQQFQVVLGALMGDGNLSPNRRDRNGVRFRMGHGARQHEYLDWKVSLLGNIGHSVRVNDKGAKFADFTPLPELGELQRAVYLGGGKKFLSEEYLKSLTPLALAVWYMDDGSFTLRSKGLQERSAGGSGRIEICVEAMSEGSRTRLRDHLRDTYQLDVRLRSAGAAGVAVLSFSTKATAEFQELIAPYMAPSMEYKLLPRFRGLSNVVPEFTEPVHKLVASRVLDVHVKPETRSMHRFDIEVEGNHNYFVDGVMVHNSPETTTGGKALKFYASVRLDVRRIETLKDGSDAVGNRTRVKVVKNKVSPPFKQAEFDIIYGAGISKEGSIIDMGVEQGFVRKSGSWYTYEGDQLGQGKENARKFLLENTDVRDEIEKKIKEKLGIGADVTADAGAEAPVDF; from the coding sequence ATGGCACCACAGGCTTACGACCGCGACAAGGCGCTCGAGCTCGCGCTGGCGCAGGTCGAGAAGAGCTTCGGCAAGGGCGCGGTGATGCGCCTGGGCGAGGAGGCGCGCCAGCCCATCGCGGTGATCCCGACGGGCTCGATCGCGCTGGACGTGGCGCTGGGCCTCGGCGGCCTGCCGCGCGGCCGGATAGTGGAGATCTACGGCCCGGAGTCCTCGGGTAAGACCACGGTCGCCCTGCACGCCGTGGCCAATGCCCAGGCCGCCGGTGGCGTCGCGGCGTTCATCGATGCCGAACACGCGCTCGATCCGGAGTACGCGAAGAAGCTGGGCGTCGATACCGATGCCCTGCTGGTATCCCAGCCCGATACCGGTGAGCAGGCGCTCGAAATCGCCGATATGCTGATCCGCTCCGGCGCCCTGGATGTGATAGTCGTCGACTCGGTCGCCGCCCTTGTTCCCCGCGCGGAAATCGAGGGCGAAATGGGTGACAGCCATGTGGGCCTGCAGGCCCGCCTGATGAGCCAGGCACTCCGCAAGATGACCAGCGGGTTGAACAATTCCGGCACCACCGCAATTTTCATCAACCAGCTCCGCGAAAAAATCGGGGTGATGTTCGGATGTTTCAACTACAGCACCCGGGTTCGATTGGCGGACGGCACCGCCGAGAAAATCGGCAAGATCGTCAACCAGAAAATGGATGTCGAGGTCATGTCCTACGATCCTGAGACGAATCGGATCGTACCCAGGCGCATTGTGAACTGGTTCGACAACGGCCCCGCGGAGCAGTTCCTGCAGTTCACAGTGGAAAAGTCCGGTGGTAACGGCCGCGCGCAGTTCGCCGCGACTCCGAATCATCTCATCCGCACACCCGGCGGTTGGCGTGAGGCCGGTGAGATCATCGCGGGTGATCGAGTCCTGTCGATGGAGAAGTTCCGCCTGAGCGATCAGCAGTTCCAAGTGGTTCTCGGTGCCCTGATGGGTGACGGCAACCTGTCGCCGAATCGGCGCGACCGCAACGGAGTTCGTTTCCGGATGGGGCACGGTGCCCGCCAGCACGAGTACCTCGACTGGAAGGTGTCTCTGCTGGGCAATATCGGGCACTCCGTGCGGGTGAACGACAAGGGTGCCAAGTTTGCCGACTTCACACCGCTGCCGGAGCTCGGCGAGTTGCAGCGCGCGGTGTACCTGGGTGGCGGCAAGAAGTTCCTCTCCGAGGAATATCTGAAGTCGCTGACGCCGCTCGCGCTCGCGGTCTGGTACATGGATGACGGCTCGTTCACTCTGCGGTCCAAGGGCTTGCAGGAGCGGTCCGCAGGGGGGAGTGGTCGCATCGAGATCTGTGTCGAGGCGATGAGCGAGGGCTCTCGCACTCGACTGCGTGACCACCTGCGCGATACCTATCAGCTCGACGTGCGCCTGCGCTCAGCCGGAGCGGCCGGCGTGGCCGTGCTATCCTTCTCCACGAAGGCCACCGCGGAATTCCAGGAGCTGATTGCACCGTATATGGCACCGTCGATGGAATACAAGCTGCTGCCACGATTCCGGGGTCTGAGTAATGTCGTGCCCGAATTCACCGAGCCGGTGCACAAGCTGGTTGCGTCCCGTGTGCTGGATGTTCACGTGAAGCCGGAGACTCGTTCGATGCATCGGTTCGACATCGAAGTCGAGGGCAATCACAATTACTTCGTCGATGGCGTCATGGTGCACAATTCACCCGAAACCACTACGGGTGGTAAGGCTTTGAAGTTCTATGCCTCGGTGCGGTTGGACGTGCGGCGGATCGAGACATTGAAGGACGGTAGCGATGCGGTCGGTAACCGCACTCGCGTCAAGGTTGTGAAGAACAAGGTTTCGCCGCCTTTCAAACAAGCAGAGTTCGATATTATTTATGGTGCGGGGATTTCCAAGGAGGGCTCGATCATCGATATGGGTGTCGAGCAGGGCTTCGTTCGTAAGTCCGGCTCCTGGTACACCTACGAGGGGGATCAGCTCGGCCAGGGTAAGGAGAACGCGCGCAAGTTCCTGCTGGAGAACACCGACGTGCGTGACGAGATCGAGAAGAAGATCAAGGAGAAGCTCGGCATCGGGGCAGACGTCACCGCAGACGCGGGCGCCGAGGCGCCCGTCGACTTCTAG
- a CDS encoding DUF3046 domain-containing protein, translated as MRLTDFRELVHTEFGAVRGDALLTDHVLPAMDGRTGAQAIEAGIDPRDVWRALCAEFDVPRSRW; from the coding sequence GTGCGATTGACTGACTTCCGGGAGCTGGTGCATACCGAGTTCGGGGCGGTCCGTGGTGATGCGCTGTTGACCGACCACGTGCTGCCCGCCATGGACGGCCGCACCGGCGCGCAGGCCATCGAGGCGGGTATCGACCCCCGCGATGTGTGGCGAGCGCTGTGCGCCGAATTCGACGTCCCGCGCTCGCGCTGGTAG
- a CDS encoding glycosyltransferase: MRVAVVAGPDPGHAFPAIALCLRFLAAGDEPVLFTAPVWFDAARDAGIGVRRLKGLAPRPNDDDRDAGNRIHQRAAYISSEILPEMSAMLPELVVSDVLTAGGGMAAERLGVPWVELSPHPLYLPSKGLPPIGSGLAPGAGLRGRARDALLRGMTARAIHRGARQRADARVDVGLPGPDPGPQARLIATLPALEVPRPDWPDDAHLVGPLLWEPTADVLPLPPGDEPLVMVAPSTAHTGVSGMAEGMLAALDGAGVRVAVSMIHTPPADVPPWATAGLGRQDELLRHAALVVGGGGHGLLAKSLLAGVPIVTVPGGGDQWELSNRAARQGSSIVVRPFTEEAVREAVLRMLDDPSYRDAAAVAAATAADTADPVEICHRVLDTARAH; this comes from the coding sequence ATGCGAGTGGCTGTCGTCGCGGGACCGGATCCGGGGCATGCGTTTCCTGCCATCGCGCTGTGCCTGCGCTTTCTGGCGGCGGGCGACGAGCCGGTGTTGTTCACCGCGCCGGTCTGGTTCGACGCCGCGCGCGACGCGGGCATCGGGGTGCGGCGGCTCAAGGGGCTGGCGCCGCGGCCGAACGACGACGACCGCGACGCCGGGAATCGGATACATCAGCGTGCCGCGTACATCTCCTCCGAGATCCTGCCCGAGATGAGCGCGATGCTGCCCGAACTGGTGGTATCCGACGTCCTCACCGCGGGCGGCGGGATGGCCGCCGAACGCCTGGGCGTGCCGTGGGTGGAGCTGTCGCCGCATCCGCTCTATCTGCCGTCGAAGGGCTTGCCGCCCATCGGGAGTGGGCTCGCCCCGGGGGCGGGTCTGCGGGGCCGCGCCCGGGACGCGCTGTTGCGCGGCATGACCGCGCGGGCCATCCACCGCGGCGCCCGGCAGCGCGCCGACGCCCGCGTCGACGTCGGGCTGCCCGGTCCGGACCCCGGCCCGCAGGCGCGGCTGATCGCCACCCTGCCCGCGCTGGAGGTGCCGCGACCGGACTGGCCGGACGACGCGCACCTGGTCGGGCCGCTGCTGTGGGAGCCGACCGCCGACGTGCTGCCGCTGCCGCCCGGCGACGAACCGCTCGTCATGGTGGCCCCGTCGACGGCGCACACCGGGGTGTCGGGAATGGCCGAGGGCATGCTGGCCGCGCTCGACGGCGCCGGTGTGCGCGTGGCGGTGTCGATGATCCACACGCCACCGGCCGACGTTCCGCCCTGGGCGACAGCGGGTTTGGGACGGCAGGACGAACTGCTGCGGCACGCCGCGCTGGTTGTCGGCGGCGGCGGGCACGGCCTGCTGGCGAAATCGCTGCTGGCCGGGGTGCCGATCGTCACCGTGCCCGGCGGCGGCGATCAGTGGGAGCTGTCGAATCGTGCCGCCCGGCAAGGGAGTTCGATCGTGGTCCGGCCGTTCACCGAGGAGGCGGTGCGGGAGGCGGTACTGCGGATGCTCGACGATCCGTCATACCGCGACGCCGCCGCCGTGGCGGCCGCCACCGCGGCCGATACCGCCGATCCGGTCGAGATCTGCCACCGCGTGCTGGATACGGCCCGCGCGCACTGA
- a CDS encoding HD domain-containing protein → MTNRPITTVDELMTALAECADAEDAPRRGGDPVDILDHDRQCAELLRRDHPDDEQLQVAGLVHDIGHTLVLGDDAGHGRHGANAVRDLLGPRVARLVELHVPAKRYLAATDSVHAASLSATSRRTLVAQGGPMTADEIAEFEADPDCAAAIALRRADDAGKVVGLAVAPLDTWRPVVERVATAARLS, encoded by the coding sequence ATGACGAACCGACCGATCACTACGGTAGACGAGCTGATGACCGCGCTGGCGGAGTGCGCGGACGCCGAGGACGCTCCCCGCCGCGGCGGCGATCCCGTGGACATTCTCGACCACGACCGCCAATGCGCCGAGCTGCTGCGCCGCGACCACCCCGACGACGAGCAACTACAGGTAGCCGGGTTGGTGCACGACATCGGGCACACGCTGGTCCTCGGCGACGACGCCGGGCACGGACGGCACGGCGCGAACGCGGTGCGCGATCTGCTCGGCCCCCGCGTCGCCCGCCTGGTGGAACTGCACGTGCCCGCGAAACGCTATCTGGCGGCGACGGATTCGGTCCACGCCGCGAGCCTGTCGGCAACCAGCCGGCGCACCCTGGTGGCCCAGGGCGGCCCGATGACCGCCGACGAGATCGCGGAGTTCGAGGCCGATCCGGACTGCGCCGCCGCGATCGCCCTGCGCCGCGCCGACGACGCGGGAAAGGTCGTCGGACTCGCCGTCGCTCCCCTCGATACCTGGCGTCCGGTCGTCGAGCGCGTCGCCACTGCCGCGCGCCTCTCCTGA
- a CDS encoding PIG-L deacetylase family protein, producing the protein MEQLPEDWQRGLVIVAHPDDIEYGGSAAVARWTRQGKDIRYVLVTSGEAGIAGLPPAQTGPLRQSEEIASAKVVGVDSVEFLGYPDGRIEASLPLRRDLARAIRRHRPDMVVLGFFGDTWAPGFANSADHRAAGRAGLDAISDAGNEWIFPELSGLPIWSPRWAAVIGPDATHAVDVTDTVEVAVESLAAHTRYLSALSRDPVIDQARAVIETTTAPKDGFPAARAVGFELYQFG; encoded by the coding sequence ATGGAGCAGCTTCCCGAGGACTGGCAGCGCGGGCTGGTGATCGTCGCCCATCCCGACGATATCGAGTACGGCGGGTCCGCGGCGGTCGCGCGCTGGACCCGGCAGGGTAAGGACATTCGATATGTGCTGGTCACCAGCGGTGAGGCCGGTATCGCGGGCCTGCCGCCGGCGCAGACCGGACCGCTGCGCCAGTCCGAGGAGATCGCCTCGGCGAAGGTGGTCGGGGTCGACTCCGTGGAGTTCCTCGGCTATCCGGACGGCCGCATCGAGGCATCGCTCCCGCTGCGCCGGGATCTGGCCCGCGCCATCCGCCGGCATCGGCCGGACATGGTGGTGCTGGGATTCTTCGGCGACACGTGGGCGCCCGGCTTCGCCAACAGCGCCGATCACCGGGCCGCGGGGCGGGCGGGCCTGGACGCCATATCCGATGCGGGCAACGAGTGGATCTTCCCCGAACTGTCCGGCCTGCCGATCTGGTCGCCGCGCTGGGCGGCGGTCATCGGCCCCGATGCCACGCACGCGGTGGACGTCACCGACACGGTCGAGGTCGCGGTGGAATCCCTTGCCGCACACACCCGATACCTCTCCGCGCTGAGCCGCGACCCCGTCATCGACCAGGCCCGCGCCGTCATCGAGACGACCACCGCCCCGAAGGACGGCTTCCCCGCCGCCCGCGCGGTCGGCTTCGAGCTGTACCAGTTCGGCTGA